The genomic window AAAGAGGACATCGAGCAATACATACGCAAAGCCGTGGAAGCGGGGGCCAGAACCGAATTTCGCGAAAACGTGTGGGAACGCCTGGCCGATGGCATGCACTTCGTGCAGGGCAACTTCGACGATGATGAAGCCTTCGACAATCTAGCCGCAAAGCTCAAGGAGATTGACGAATCCGGAGCTACTTCAGGCAACTGGGCTTTCTACCTCTCAGTACCACCGAACTACTTCTCCGATGTGTGCCACCAGCTCCAGCGCTCGGGTATGGCAGAGGCGAAAGGTAAATCTTGGCGCCGGGTGATCGTCGAAAAGCCTTTCGGTCACGACCAAGCGAGCGCCAAGGAACTGAACCAGATCATCAACTCGGTATTCCCCGAACGCTCGGTATTCCGCATTGACCACTACCTTGGAAAAGAAACCGTTCAAAATATCATGGCGCTGCGGTTTGCCAACCAACTGTTTGACCCCTTGTGGAACTCCCACTACGTGGACCATGTGCAAATCACGATGGCCGAAGATATCGGCCTTGGCGGACGCGCTGGTTACTACGACGGTATCGGTGCCGCTCGCGATGTGATCCAAAATCACCTTATCCAGTTGCTTGCATTGGTGGCGATGGAGGAACCGGTAGATTTCACACCAGCGCAATTGCAAGCTGAGAAAGTCAAGGTACTGCGCGCTACCAAACCGGTAGAGCCTTTTTCCAAGACCACCGCCCGCGGACAATATACGGAGGGCTGGCAAGGCTCAGAATTGGTTTGCGGTCTACGAGAAGAAGAAGGATTCGATCCGGAATCCAACACCGAGACATATGCCGCTTGCACCCTTGAGATTAATTCCAGGCGTTGGGCGGGCGTCCCTTTCTACTTGCGTACCGGCAAGCGCCTTGGACGACGAGTTACTGAGATTGCCTTGGTATTTAAAGACGCGCCTCACCAACCGTTTTCTGAAGGCACCCGCGATACTCAAGGCCAAAACGTTGTCGTGATTCGGGTCCAGCCCGATGAAGGCATGCTGATGCGCTTCGGCTCGAAGGTTCCTGGCTCGGCGATGGAAGTTCGCGACGTCAACATGGACTTTTCCTACTCTGAGGCATTTACAGAGGAGTCTCCGGAGGCCTATGAACGCCTCATCTTGGATGCACTGTTGGACGAGGCCAGCCTCTTCCCCACCAATGAGGAAGTTGAGCTGAGCTGGCAGATCCTCGACCCGATCTTGAAGTTCTGGGAGGAACACGGTTCCCCCGAGGACTACGCCGCCGGTACCTGGGGTCCAAACTCTGCAGATCGAATGCTCCAGCGAGTCGGCCGAACGTGGCGCCGACCTTAACACCACCGCCCGCTACTGCTACGAAGGCCACCGCATGATTTTCGAACTCCCAAACACTGACACCCGTGAAATATCGAAGACTTTGGTTCGCGCCCGGGAAACCGGCGGGCAAGTAACCACAAGCCGTGTGCTTACGCTCATCATCGTCGCGAAAGAAAGCGACGATGTTGAGGCCATTACGAAGGCCACGACGGAGGCTTCTCGTGAACACCCTTCACGCGTGATTCTTTTGGTTAGCGGCGATGAAGATGCCACCTCTTCCCTGGATGCATCAGTGAGCATCGGCGGTGACGCCGGGGCTTCGGAGCTGGTGATTATGCGCTTACAAGGTGAAGTGGCCAAGCACCTGGTGCACGTTGTGACGCCCCTGCTGTTGCCGGATACCCCGATCGTGGCATGGTGGCCCTCATCTGCACCTGTGAACCCGAGCGAAGATCCCATCGGAAAGATCGCACAACGGCGTATCACTGACACCTACAACGATCCGCCGGCTGACGCGCTATACAACCGCCGTAATAACTATGCTTCCGGCGATTCGGACCTCAGTTGGGCCCGCATTACACCTTGGCGTGGCGTCGTGGCTTCTTCGCTCGATCTTCCACCGCACGAAGAAGTGCACGACGTTCGAGTGTTCGGCGCTGCAGAAAATCCCAGCGTTGACCTCGCAGCGGGTTGGCTGGCGAACCGCCTAGGCGTGACGGTCACCCGCCATGCGTGCGATATGGAGGACGCCCTCGATGAATTTGGCCAGAGTGCCATTCCAGTAAAACGGGTCGAGTTGGATAGGCCCTCAGGGACGATGGTGCTGGAGATGCAAGAAGATCAGTCCACGCTGGCGCTGAGCATTCCTGGGCGTGCTACGGCGCTTGTGGCCTTGAACCGTCGCTCTGAATCGGATTGTCTTGCAGAAGAGCTGCGTCACCTCGACCCCGACATCGCCTACGCAGACACTCTCAAGTGTCTGAACCACATCGAATTCGCCACTGACACACCCGCCTCATAACACCGGAGCTCGGAGAACACCATGCCGCTAGAAACTATCAAAGTTCAAGACCTCGATGCCGTGATTCAACGCGCCGCAAACGGCATTGAGCAGGTGCTGCGCAGTGCAAGACAGGGATCGGGTCTATACCAGGACGGCATGGCAAGAATCGTCCTCACCGGCGGAGGCGCTGGCATTGGCACTCTTCAGGAACTCGCTCGACGGGGCACGGACATCTCTAACGCGCACTTCTTCTTCGGCGATGAACGAAACGTGCCGTCAGAGCATCCAGATTCAAATGAGGGCCAAGCACGCGCAGCGCTTCTTGAAGCCGCGGAGATCCCCGAGGCACAGATCCACGGCATGCAACTCGACGGTTCCGCCATGCAGGAGGCTGCCGACGCCTATGAACAGGCAATCAAAGAATTTGCACCCGATGGTTTCGATCTCCATCTTTTGGGCATGGGTGGCGAAGGCCACATCAATTCGCTCTTCCCCGAAAGTAGTGCAACGGCGGAGCGCGAGCGCCTAGTGTGTCCCGTGGAAGACTCTCCTAAACCACCAGCTCAGCGCGTCACGTTGACGCTTCCAGCCGTTGCGCTCGCTCAGCGCGTGTGGTTGCTCGTGGCCGGTGAGGAAAAGGCCGAGGCAGTTCGAATGTTGCAGGCTGCGGTTTCGCCCGATCAGTGCCCTGCGGCAGGTGCTCACGGGCGCGAAGAAACATTGTTGATCGTAGCTGAGAACGCCTGCACTTAAGCTCGCATATCGACGCAACCAAGCCCCTCTCCAAGCATTTTGGAGAGGGGCTTGGTTGTTTTTGCGTGGCTGTGCCTTAGGCGTATGCCTGAATGAGATTCAGAGCCACAATGCAGGCGATCCAAATAAGCCCGGTGAAAATCGTCACTCGGTCAAGATTCTTCTCTACCACGGTGGATCCAGAAAGGTTGGACTGCACACCGCCACCGAAAAGGCTGGACAGACCGCCACCTTTGCCTCGGTGCAGGAGCACGAATAGTGT from Corynebacterium gerontici includes these protein-coding regions:
- the pgl gene encoding 6-phosphogluconolactonase, with the protein product MPLETIKVQDLDAVIQRAANGIEQVLRSARQGSGLYQDGMARIVLTGGGAGIGTLQELARRGTDISNAHFFFGDERNVPSEHPDSNEGQARAALLEAAEIPEAQIHGMQLDGSAMQEAADAYEQAIKEFAPDGFDLHLLGMGGEGHINSLFPESSATAERERLVCPVEDSPKPPAQRVTLTLPAVALAQRVWLLVAGEEKAEAVRMLQAAVSPDQCPAAGAHGREETLLIVAENACT
- the secG gene encoding preprotein translocase subunit SecG; protein product: MALALQIVLVISSVVMTLFVLLHRGKGGGLSSLFGGGVQSNLSGSTVVEKNLDRVTIFTGLIWIACIVALNLIQAYA
- a CDS encoding glucose-6-phosphate dehydrogenase assembly protein OpcA, encoding MIFELPNTDTREISKTLVRARETGGQVTTSRVLTLIIVAKESDDVEAITKATTEASREHPSRVILLVSGDEDATSSLDASVSIGGDAGASELVIMRLQGEVAKHLVHVVTPLLLPDTPIVAWWPSSAPVNPSEDPIGKIAQRRITDTYNDPPADALYNRRNNYASGDSDLSWARITPWRGVVASSLDLPPHEEVHDVRVFGAAENPSVDLAAGWLANRLGVTVTRHACDMEDALDEFGQSAIPVKRVELDRPSGTMVLEMQEDQSTLALSIPGRATALVALNRRSESDCLAEELRHLDPDIAYADTLKCLNHIEFATDTPAS
- the zwf gene encoding glucose-6-phosphate dehydrogenase encodes the protein MSSTALPDHLEQDGWENPLRRAADKRLPRIAGPSGMVIFGVTGDLAKKKLLPAIYDLANRGLLPAGFSLVGYGRREWSKEDIEQYIRKAVEAGARTEFRENVWERLADGMHFVQGNFDDDEAFDNLAAKLKEIDESGATSGNWAFYLSVPPNYFSDVCHQLQRSGMAEAKGKSWRRVIVEKPFGHDQASAKELNQIINSVFPERSVFRIDHYLGKETVQNIMALRFANQLFDPLWNSHYVDHVQITMAEDIGLGGRAGYYDGIGAARDVIQNHLIQLLALVAMEEPVDFTPAQLQAEKVKVLRATKPVEPFSKTTARGQYTEGWQGSELVCGLREEEGFDPESNTETYAACTLEINSRRWAGVPFYLRTGKRLGRRVTEIALVFKDAPHQPFSEGTRDTQGQNVVVIRVQPDEGMLMRFGSKVPGSAMEVRDVNMDFSYSEAFTEESPEAYERLILDALLDEASLFPTNEEVELSWQILDPILKFWEEHGSPEDYAAGTWGPNSADRMLQRVGRTWRRP